In Helicobacter bilis, a genomic segment contains:
- a CDS encoding helix-turn-helix domain-containing protein codes for MSRKISIPYKDIIPKYQTGYYSISKLAKDYNISKSTLSKYIKENNIRINEQAQHATNALNSGFSTLEKIINERGLQINEHLQNTQNKGLIDTQNNDLIECKNINTLIVNEVINIVKQKNPYFAYIFQDLSNKVLHICNDLLDNGITNTKDLKNITSAIKDINDTLQVIPKPPALAQQININKDNNNINNNKEFVKHIEVEIVSK; via the coding sequence ATGAGTAGAAAAATAAGCATACCATATAAAGACATCATTCCAAAGTATCAAACAGGGTATTATTCAATATCAAAATTAGCTAAAGATTATAATATTTCAAAGAGTACATTAAGCAAGTATATTAAAGAAAATAATATAAGAATTAACGAACAAGCACAACATGCTACAAATGCCCTAAATAGCGGCTTTTCAACACTTGAAAAAATAATTAACGAACGAGGCTTGCAAATTAATGAACACTTGCAAAATACACAAAATAAAGGCTTAATTGATACACAAAATAACGATTTGATAGAATGTAAAAATATTAATACTTTAATTGTAAATGAAGTTATAAACATAGTAAAGCAAAAAAACCCTTATTTTGCATATATATTCCAAGATTTAAGCAATAAAGTTTTACATATATGCAATGATTTACTAGATAATGGAATCACAAATACTAAAGATTTAAAAAATATCACAAGTGCTATAAAAGATATTAACGATACCTTGCAAGTTATACCAAAACCCCCAGCATTAGCACAACAGATAAACATTAACAAAGATAATAATAACATTAACAATAATAAAGAATTTGTTAAACATATTGAAGTAGAGATTGTAAGCAAATGA